CTTCCCTAACACCGGCATCTCCCACATCTTACCAGCCAAGGCATTTATAATACCCATTACCGAAAACAGGACAGCAACGATCCAACCGAGAAAAGATAAAAGCCAACCAAGCAAGGGCACCACGGCAATAATAATCAAAGCAATCTCACCAATAAAAAGCACTAGTCCTTGTCTGGCGTGGTGCTGGGCAAACTTGCTTTGTTTCTTGACCAACAAGGGAATGATGCATAAAATCCCAATGTAGGAAATCACGCCCATGGCCCGGTCAATGTCAATCTCCGGGGTTTGAATAGGTTTTTCTTCTGGCA
This region of Patescibacteria group bacterium genomic DNA includes:
- a CDS encoding DUF4870 domain-containing protein; translation: MPEEKPIQTPEIDIDRAMGVISYIGILCIIPLLVKKQSKFAQHHARQGLVLFIGEIALIIIAVVPLLGWLLSFLGWIVAVLFSVMGIINALAGKMWEMPVLGKYAKKFKF